The proteins below are encoded in one region of Micromonospora yangpuensis:
- a CDS encoding acyl-CoA thioesterase: protein MTDRFVYHCTLRWSDLDAYGHVNNSRFLTLYEEARVALMFAGGRAWGVGSLADGVVIRRHEVDYLRPVDYALGRATAEAAPTVRIELWVEEIKASRFTVAYELYDGEVLASRARSVLVPFDLTRQSPRRMTAEERAFLLTYAPAGDAAMSGGEGTT, encoded by the coding sequence GTGACTGACCGCTTCGTCTACCACTGCACGCTGCGCTGGTCCGACCTGGACGCGTACGGCCACGTCAACAACTCGCGCTTCCTCACCCTGTACGAGGAGGCGCGGGTGGCGTTGATGTTCGCCGGGGGCCGGGCCTGGGGGGTGGGCTCGCTCGCCGACGGGGTGGTCATCCGCCGGCACGAGGTCGACTACCTGCGCCCGGTCGACTACGCGCTGGGCCGGGCCACCGCGGAGGCGGCCCCGACCGTGCGCATCGAACTCTGGGTGGAGGAGATCAAGGCCTCCCGGTTCACCGTCGCCTACGAGCTGTACGACGGCGAGGTGCTGGCCAGCCGGGCCCGTTCGGTGCTGGTGCCCTTCGACCTGACGCGGCAGTCGCCCCGGCGGATGACCGCCGAGGAGCGGGCCTTCCTGCTGACGTACGCCCCGGCCGGCGACGCCGCCATGTCCGGCGGTGAGGGGACGACATGA
- the ettA gene encoding energy-dependent translational throttle protein EttA, producing MAQYIYVLEKARKAHGDKVVLDNVTLSFLPGAKIGVVGPNGAGKSSLLKIMAGLDRPSNGEARLMPGYTVGLLAQEPPLNESKTVLGNVEEAVAETKEKLERFNAIAEQMATDYTDELMAEMGKLQEELDHADAWDNDSKLELAMDALRCPPPDADVTQLSGGERRRVALCKLLLEAPDLLLLDEPTNHLDAESVSWLEQHLAKYAGTVMAITHDRYFLDNVAGWILELDRGRAVGYEGNYSTYLEKKAARLAVEGRRDAKMKKRLTEELEWVRSNAKARQTKSKARLDRYDEMAAEAEKTRKLDFEEIQIPPGPRLGSTVIEAHQLSKGFGDRLLIDNLSFSLPRNGIVGIIGPNGVGKTTLFKTIVGLEQPTGGEVKVGPTVSLSYVDQNRQGLAGDKTVWEVVSDGLDHLMVGKVEMPSRAYIAAFGFKGPDQQKPTKVLSGGERNRLNLALTLKIGGNVILLDEPTNDLDVETLSSLENALLEFPGCAVVISHDRMFLDRVATHILAWEGDDEDPSRWFWFEGNFEAYEKNKIDRLGAEAARPHRVTYRKLTRD from the coding sequence GTGGCCCAGTACATCTACGTCCTGGAAAAGGCGCGCAAGGCGCACGGCGACAAGGTCGTGCTCGACAACGTGACGCTGAGCTTCCTGCCGGGGGCCAAGATCGGTGTGGTCGGCCCGAACGGCGCCGGTAAGTCCAGCCTCCTCAAGATCATGGCAGGGCTGGACCGGCCGAGCAACGGCGAGGCCCGGCTGATGCCCGGCTACACCGTCGGCCTGCTCGCCCAGGAGCCCCCGCTCAACGAGAGCAAGACGGTCCTCGGCAACGTCGAGGAGGCGGTCGCCGAGACCAAGGAGAAGCTGGAGCGGTTCAACGCCATCGCCGAGCAGATGGCCACCGACTACACCGACGAGCTGATGGCCGAGATGGGCAAGCTCCAGGAGGAGCTGGACCACGCCGACGCGTGGGACAACGACTCCAAGCTCGAACTGGCCATGGACGCCCTGCGCTGCCCGCCGCCGGACGCCGACGTCACCCAGCTCTCCGGGGGTGAGCGCCGCCGGGTCGCCCTCTGCAAGCTGCTGCTGGAGGCTCCCGACCTGCTGCTGCTCGACGAGCCCACCAACCACCTGGACGCGGAGAGCGTCTCCTGGCTGGAGCAGCACCTGGCCAAGTACGCCGGCACCGTCATGGCGATCACCCACGACCGGTACTTCCTGGACAACGTGGCCGGCTGGATCCTGGAGCTGGACCGTGGCCGGGCCGTCGGCTACGAGGGCAACTACTCCACCTACCTGGAGAAGAAGGCCGCCCGGCTGGCCGTCGAGGGCCGCCGGGACGCCAAGATGAAGAAGCGGCTCACCGAGGAACTGGAGTGGGTCCGCTCCAACGCCAAGGCCCGCCAGACCAAGTCCAAGGCCCGGCTCGACAGGTACGACGAGATGGCCGCCGAGGCGGAGAAGACCCGCAAGCTGGACTTCGAGGAGATCCAGATCCCGCCGGGTCCCCGTCTGGGCAGCACGGTCATCGAGGCACACCAGCTCAGCAAGGGCTTCGGCGACCGGCTGCTGATCGACAACCTGTCCTTCTCGCTGCCGCGCAACGGCATCGTCGGCATCATCGGCCCGAACGGCGTCGGCAAGACCACCCTGTTCAAGACCATCGTCGGGCTGGAGCAGCCGACCGGCGGCGAGGTCAAGGTCGGCCCGACCGTCTCGCTGTCGTACGTCGACCAGAACCGGCAGGGCCTGGCCGGTGACAAGACGGTCTGGGAGGTCGTCTCCGACGGGCTGGACCACCTGATGGTGGGCAAGGTCGAGATGCCGTCCCGGGCGTACATCGCCGCGTTCGGCTTCAAGGGCCCGGACCAGCAGAAGCCGACCAAGGTGCTCTCCGGCGGCGAGCGCAACCGGCTCAACCTGGCGCTGACGCTCAAGATCGGCGGGAACGTGATCCTGCTCGACGAGCCCACCAACGACCTGGACGTGGAGACCCTCTCCAGCCTGGAGAACGCGCTGCTGGAGTTCCCCGGCTGCGCCGTGGTCATCTCCCACGACCGGATGTTCCTCGACCGGGTGGCCACGCACATCCTGGCCTGGGAGGGCGACGACGAGGACCCGTCGCGGTGGTTCTGGTTCGAGGGCAACTTCGAGGCGTACGAGAAGAACAAGATCGATCGCCTGGGCGCCGAGGCGGCCCGCCCGCACCGGGTGACCTACCGCAAGCTCACCCGTGACTGA
- a CDS encoding alpha,alpha-trehalose-phosphate synthase (UDP-forming) encodes MTVRSSFVVVANRLPVDEVSTPEGRQWRRSPGGLVTALHPVLAEHQGTWVGWAGGTGAAPEPFDLEGIRLHPVPLSAEELERYYEGQSNATIWPLYHDAVETPAYKRRWREAYRLVNARFAEAAAEVAAEGATVWVQDYQLQLVPAMLRELRPDLRIGFFLHIPFPPIELFMQMPLRAEVLRGLLGADLVGFQQRLAAQNFVRLARHLLGLRYEGQMIQVDGRQVKAGAFPISIDVAEMERLAADPAIQARAKQIRAELGDPKTIILGVDRLDYTKGIELRLKAFRELLADGKLTVPDAVMVQVATPSRERVEHYQALRVKVEREVGRINGEFGRVGVPAVHYLHQSYSRSELAAMYVAADVMMVTPLRDGMNLVAKEYVAARTDQGGALVLSEFAGAATELRQAFLCNPHDPDAVKDALLRAVHVEKPEARRRMRIMQRHLRTHDVGHWAKSFLTELGVPDTEVA; translated from the coding sequence GTGACCGTCCGTAGCTCCTTTGTCGTAGTGGCAAACCGACTGCCGGTCGATGAGGTGAGCACACCCGAGGGGCGGCAGTGGCGTCGCAGCCCCGGTGGCCTGGTCACCGCGCTGCATCCGGTCCTCGCCGAACACCAGGGCACCTGGGTCGGCTGGGCCGGTGGCACCGGTGCCGCCCCGGAGCCGTTCGACCTGGAGGGCATCCGTCTGCACCCGGTGCCGCTGAGCGCCGAGGAACTGGAGCGCTACTACGAGGGCCAGTCCAACGCCACCATCTGGCCGCTCTACCACGACGCCGTCGAGACACCTGCCTACAAGCGTCGCTGGCGCGAGGCGTACCGGCTGGTCAACGCCAGGTTCGCGGAGGCCGCGGCGGAGGTCGCCGCCGAGGGCGCGACCGTCTGGGTGCAGGACTACCAGCTGCAGCTGGTCCCGGCGATGCTGCGGGAGCTGCGCCCGGACCTGCGGATCGGGTTCTTCCTGCACATCCCGTTCCCGCCGATCGAGCTGTTCATGCAGATGCCGCTGCGCGCCGAGGTGCTGCGGGGCCTGCTCGGCGCGGACCTGGTCGGGTTCCAGCAGCGGTTGGCCGCGCAGAACTTCGTCCGGCTGGCCCGTCACCTGCTCGGGCTGCGCTACGAGGGGCAGATGATCCAGGTTGACGGCCGTCAGGTCAAAGCCGGAGCATTTCCGATCTCCATCGACGTGGCGGAGATGGAGCGGCTCGCCGCCGACCCGGCGATCCAGGCCCGCGCCAAGCAGATCCGCGCTGAGCTGGGCGATCCCAAGACGATCATCCTCGGCGTGGACCGTCTCGACTACACCAAGGGCATCGAACTGCGGCTCAAGGCCTTCCGCGAACTGCTGGCTGACGGAAAGTTGACAGTTCCGGACGCGGTTATGGTGCAGGTCGCCACGCCGAGCCGGGAACGCGTCGAGCACTACCAGGCACTTCGGGTCAAGGTCGAACGCGAGGTTGGCCGGATTAATGGCGAATTCGGCAGGGTCGGCGTGCCGGCGGTGCATTACCTGCATCAGTCGTACAGTCGCAGTGAACTGGCCGCGATGTACGTCGCGGCCGACGTGATGATGGTGACTCCCCTGCGAGACGGTATGAATCTGGTGGCTAAGGAGTACGTTGCGGCGCGCACCGATCAAGGTGGCGCCCTCGTGCTCAGTGAGTTTGCCGGCGCGGCCACCGAGCTGCGCCAGGCCTTTCTGTGTAACCCGCACGACCCCGACGCGGTCAAGGACGCCCTGCTGCGAGCCGTGCACGTAGAGAAGCCGGAGGCCCGTCGCCGCATGCGCATCATGCAGCGTCACCTGCGTACCCACGATGTGGGTCACTGGGCGAAGTCGTTCCTCACCGAACTGGGTGTCCCCGATACGGAGGTCGCGTGA
- the otsB gene encoding trehalose-phosphatase, whose translation MDPELRSAIGRIARMPQLLVACDYDGTLAPIVEDPSKAVPLPESVAAVRALAALPQTSVAVVSGRALRDLAALSRLPSEVHLVGSHGSEFDIGFVERLTPELIAVRTRLRDELRTIAAAHPGIRLERKPASVAVHTRGVDPHVAAAAIDAVRSGPATWEDVTVTQGKEVIELSVVATHKGTAVDQLRTQLSASAVLFIGDDVTDENAFGNLQGPDLGIKIGPGETKAGYRVAEPIEAARALALLLETRRHWLFGERAVPIERHSMLANGRTVALLTPEAKVTWLCHPKPDSAAIFADLVGGSPAGHFSVAPERGGIPLGQRYRNGTMTLETRWSGLTVTDWLDRPSADSVPAGSAIISGDSTLVRVLTGTSKVRLEFAPRPEFGQVAVQLQPADDGLLVLGSNEPVALYSPGVTWEVSNDGGYETAKAVVDLAATGGQALLELRFGTHNLDDHRLPVHERQAATEQPWKDWVAELRLPTTARDLVARSALTLRGLCHEATGSILAAATTSLPEELGGVRNWDYRYCWLRDAAMTARVLVDLGSIEEAEALLRWVDGCIERTGGHPERLHPLYTVDGYELGAEAVIDTLPGYAGSRPVRVGNLANHQLQLDVFGPIADLLAAVADLRGSVRETEWRVLENMVEAVRRRWHEPDHGIWEARLPPRHHIFSKVMCWMTVDRALQVVRQHGGEDRPEWVELRDRIGANVLEHGWHSGAEAYSVAYGDEEMDASSLWIGLSGLLPGDDPRFLSTVLKIEADLRSGPVVYRYHWDDGLPGREGGFHICTAWLIEAYLRTGRRTDAEELFAQMVDTAGPTGLLPEQYDPLAERGLGNHPQAYSHLGLIRCALLLDNMLKQ comes from the coding sequence ATGGACCCGGAACTGCGCTCCGCCATCGGGCGGATCGCCCGGATGCCGCAACTGCTGGTCGCCTGCGACTACGACGGCACCCTCGCCCCCATCGTCGAGGACCCGAGCAAGGCGGTGCCGCTACCGGAGTCGGTGGCCGCCGTGCGGGCGCTCGCCGCGCTGCCGCAGACCTCGGTCGCGGTGGTCTCCGGTCGGGCCCTGCGCGACCTGGCCGCCCTGTCGCGGCTGCCCAGCGAGGTGCACCTGGTCGGTAGCCACGGCTCCGAGTTCGACATCGGGTTCGTCGAACGGCTCACCCCCGAGCTGATCGCCGTGCGGACCCGGCTGCGCGACGAGTTGCGGACCATCGCCGCCGCCCACCCGGGCATTCGGCTGGAACGCAAGCCGGCAAGCGTCGCGGTGCACACCCGTGGGGTGGACCCGCACGTGGCCGCCGCCGCGATCGACGCGGTCCGCTCCGGCCCCGCCACCTGGGAAGACGTCACGGTCACCCAGGGCAAGGAGGTCATCGAGCTCTCCGTGGTGGCCACCCACAAGGGCACCGCGGTCGACCAGCTACGTACCCAGCTCTCCGCCAGCGCGGTGCTCTTCATCGGTGACGACGTCACCGACGAGAACGCCTTCGGCAACCTGCAGGGCCCGGACCTCGGGATCAAGATCGGCCCCGGGGAGACCAAGGCCGGCTACCGGGTGGCCGAGCCGATCGAGGCGGCCCGCGCCCTGGCGCTGCTGCTGGAGACCCGGCGGCACTGGCTCTTCGGCGAGCGGGCGGTGCCGATCGAACGGCACTCGATGCTGGCCAACGGTCGTACCGTGGCGTTGTTGACGCCGGAGGCGAAGGTCACCTGGCTCTGCCACCCCAAGCCGGACTCGGCGGCGATCTTCGCCGACCTGGTCGGCGGCAGCCCCGCCGGGCACTTCAGCGTCGCCCCCGAGCGGGGCGGCATCCCGCTGGGCCAGCGCTACCGCAACGGCACCATGACCCTGGAGACCCGCTGGTCGGGCCTGACCGTGACCGACTGGCTCGACCGGCCGTCCGCCGACTCGGTGCCGGCCGGTTCGGCGATCATCTCCGGGGACTCGACGCTGGTCCGGGTGCTCACCGGCACCTCGAAGGTCCGGCTGGAGTTCGCCCCGCGACCGGAGTTCGGCCAGGTCGCGGTGCAGCTGCAACCCGCCGACGACGGGCTGCTGGTGCTCGGCTCCAACGAGCCGGTCGCGCTCTACTCCCCCGGGGTGACCTGGGAGGTCAGCAACGACGGCGGGTACGAGACCGCCAAGGCCGTCGTCGACCTCGCCGCCACTGGCGGACAGGCCCTGCTGGAGCTGCGCTTCGGCACGCACAACCTGGACGACCACCGGCTGCCCGTGCACGAGCGGCAGGCCGCCACCGAGCAGCCCTGGAAGGACTGGGTGGCCGAGCTGCGGCTGCCGACCACCGCCCGGGACCTGGTCGCCCGCAGCGCGTTGACCCTGCGTGGGCTCTGCCACGAGGCCACCGGGTCGATCCTCGCCGCGGCGACCACCTCGTTGCCGGAGGAGCTGGGCGGGGTCCGCAACTGGGACTACCGGTACTGCTGGCTGCGGGACGCGGCGATGACCGCCCGGGTGCTTGTCGACCTCGGCTCCATCGAGGAGGCCGAGGCGCTGCTGCGCTGGGTGGACGGCTGCATCGAACGCACCGGCGGGCACCCCGAACGGCTGCACCCGCTCTACACCGTCGACGGGTACGAACTGGGTGCCGAGGCGGTCATCGACACCCTGCCCGGCTACGCCGGCTCCCGCCCGGTACGCGTCGGCAACCTGGCCAACCACCAGCTCCAGCTGGACGTCTTCGGCCCGATCGCCGACCTGCTCGCCGCCGTGGCCGACCTGCGTGGCTCGGTACGCGAGACCGAGTGGCGGGTGCTGGAGAACATGGTCGAGGCGGTCCGCCGCCGCTGGCACGAGCCCGACCACGGTATCTGGGAGGCCCGCCTGCCACCCCGGCACCACATCTTCAGCAAGGTGATGTGCTGGATGACGGTGGACCGGGCGTTGCAGGTGGTCCGCCAGCACGGTGGCGAGGACCGGCCGGAGTGGGTGGAGCTGCGCGACCGGATCGGCGCCAACGTGCTGGAGCACGGCTGGCACTCCGGTGCCGAGGCGTACAGCGTCGCCTACGGTGACGAGGAGATGGACGCCTCGTCGCTCTGGATCGGCCTCTCCGGGCTGCTGCCCGGCGACGACCCACGGTTCCTGTCGACCGTGCTGAAGATCGAGGCGGACCTGCGCAGCGGTCCGGTCGTCTACCGGTACCACTGGGACGACGGCCTGCCCGGCCGGGAGGGCGGCTTCCACATCTGCACGGCGTGGCTGATCGAGGCGTACCTGCGCACCGGTCGGCGTACCGACGCCGAGGAGCTGTTCGCCCAGATGGTCGACACCGCGGGCCCGACCGGACTGCTGCCCGAGCAGTACGACCCGTTGGCCGAGCGGGGGCTGGGCAACCACCCGCAGGCCTACAGCCACCTGGGTCTGATCCGGTGCGCGCTGCTGCTGGACAACATGCTCAAGCAGTGA
- the cobA gene encoding uroporphyrinogen-III C-methyltransferase produces MTGASEQTNPYPLGLRLAGRRVVVVGGGAVATRRVPALLDAGADVLLVSPELTPALRAHVDAGRLRWEPRRFTAGDLDDAWLVQTAVDDPVAAEAVSAAAAERRIFCVRADDRTAATAWTPAVTRSGPVTVAVLAGGDPRRAMATRDAIRTLLTARKGPPLTLSVEQGPLVNADDGVQQPVGRVALVGAGPGDPELITVKGWRLLTEADVVVADRLVPGLLLDELRPDVELVDASKIPYGPSRAQEEINAILVDRALAGAFVVRLKGGDPYVFGRGGEELLACAAAGVPVTVVPGVTSAVAVPAVAGVPVTHRAVAHEFTVVSGHLAPDSPASLVRWDTLAGLRGTLVVLMGLKNLAAIAATLIAHGRPPQTPAAVIQEGTTDGQRSLRSTLGTVAVDVAAASLRPPAIVVIGHVVDALAPLDA; encoded by the coding sequence GTGACCGGAGCAAGCGAGCAGACCAACCCGTACCCGCTCGGGTTGCGGCTGGCCGGCCGCCGGGTGGTCGTGGTGGGCGGGGGAGCGGTCGCCACCCGCCGGGTGCCGGCGCTGCTCGACGCCGGCGCGGACGTGCTGCTGGTCTCACCCGAACTCACCCCGGCGCTGCGCGCCCACGTCGACGCGGGCCGGCTGCGCTGGGAGCCACGCCGCTTCACCGCCGGCGACCTGGACGACGCCTGGCTGGTGCAGACCGCCGTGGACGATCCGGTCGCCGCCGAGGCGGTCAGCGCCGCCGCCGCCGAGCGGCGGATCTTCTGCGTCCGCGCCGACGACCGCACCGCCGCCACCGCCTGGACCCCGGCGGTCACCCGCAGCGGCCCGGTGACGGTGGCCGTGCTGGCCGGCGGCGACCCCCGCCGCGCGATGGCCACCCGCGACGCCATCCGCACCCTCCTCACCGCAAGGAAGGGCCCCCCGTTAACGCTTTCGGTAGAGCAGGGGCCCCTTGTTAACGCCGACGACGGGGTGCAGCAGCCGGTCGGGCGGGTGGCCCTGGTCGGCGCCGGCCCCGGTGACCCGGAGCTGATCACCGTCAAGGGTTGGCGGCTGCTCACCGAGGCCGACGTGGTGGTCGCCGACCGGCTGGTGCCCGGCCTGCTCCTGGACGAGCTGCGCCCCGACGTGGAGCTGGTGGACGCCTCCAAGATCCCGTACGGCCCTTCTCGGGCCCAGGAGGAGATCAACGCGATCCTGGTCGACCGGGCCCTGGCCGGTGCCTTCGTGGTCCGGCTCAAGGGCGGCGACCCGTACGTCTTCGGGCGGGGTGGCGAGGAGCTGCTGGCCTGCGCGGCGGCCGGGGTGCCGGTCACCGTGGTCCCCGGGGTGACCAGCGCGGTAGCCGTGCCGGCGGTGGCCGGGGTGCCGGTCACCCACCGTGCGGTGGCGCACGAGTTCACCGTCGTCTCCGGGCACCTCGCCCCGGACTCGCCGGCCTCCCTGGTGCGCTGGGACACTCTCGCCGGCCTGCGCGGCACCCTCGTGGTGCTGATGGGGCTGAAGAACCTGGCCGCGATCGCCGCGACCCTGATCGCGCACGGCCGGCCGCCGCAGACCCCGGCCGCGGTGATCCAGGAGGGCACCACGGACGGGCAACGCAGCCTACGGTCGACGCTCGGTACAGTGGCGGTGGACGTGGCGGCGGCCAGCCTGCGCCCGCCGGCCATCGTGGTGATCGGCCACGTGGTTGACGCCCTCGCCCCACTGGACGCCTAG
- the cobT gene encoding nicotinate-nucleotide--dimethylbenzimidazole phosphoribosyltransferase — MLESTIAAIEPPDESAMAAARELQGRLTKPAGSLGALEELSVRLAGLAGACPPPLPEPAAVAIFAGDHGVHAQRVTPWPQEVTAQMIGNFLAGGAVVNAFARQAGAPVTVVDVGVATPLPDAPDTAAGGLPRLVVANVRRGTRDLTVTAALTRDEARAAVQAGTRVADELLDAGARILVTGDMGIGNTTPAAALIAAFTGADPAETTGRGTGVDDPTYAHKVDVVRAALRRHDPDPADPLGVLAAVGGLEHAALTGLILAAAARRRPVLLDGVIAVSAALAAVALAPAAVGALVAGHRSAEPGATVGLRHLGLDPLLDLGLRLGEGTGALLALPVVTGAVRVLHEVATFDSAGVAEK, encoded by the coding sequence ATGCTGGAGAGCACGATCGCGGCGATCGAGCCGCCCGACGAGTCGGCGATGGCGGCCGCCCGGGAGCTGCAGGGCCGGCTGACCAAGCCGGCCGGCTCGCTCGGCGCCCTGGAGGAGCTGTCGGTCCGCCTCGCCGGCCTGGCCGGGGCCTGCCCGCCCCCGCTGCCGGAGCCCGCCGCGGTGGCGATCTTCGCCGGTGACCACGGCGTGCACGCCCAGCGGGTCACACCCTGGCCGCAGGAGGTGACCGCCCAGATGATCGGCAACTTCCTGGCCGGGGGAGCGGTGGTCAACGCCTTCGCCCGGCAGGCCGGCGCCCCGGTCACCGTGGTCGACGTCGGCGTCGCCACCCCGCTGCCCGACGCGCCGGACACCGCCGCCGGTGGGCTGCCCCGGCTGGTCGTGGCGAACGTCCGGCGCGGCACCCGGGACCTGACGGTCACCGCCGCCCTGACCCGCGACGAGGCCCGCGCCGCCGTACAGGCCGGGACCCGGGTCGCCGACGAGCTGCTCGACGCGGGGGCCCGGATCCTGGTCACCGGGGACATGGGCATCGGCAACACCACCCCGGCCGCCGCCCTGATCGCCGCCTTCACCGGGGCCGACCCCGCCGAGACGACCGGCCGGGGCACCGGCGTGGACGACCCGACCTACGCCCACAAGGTCGACGTGGTGCGGGCCGCGCTGCGCCGGCACGACCCCGACCCGGCCGACCCGCTGGGCGTGCTCGCCGCCGTCGGTGGACTGGAACACGCCGCGCTGACCGGGCTGATCCTCGCCGCCGCCGCGCGCCGCCGACCGGTGCTGCTCGACGGGGTGATCGCGGTCAGCGCCGCACTGGCCGCCGTCGCGCTCGCCCCCGCCGCGGTCGGTGCCCTGGTCGCCGGGCACCGCTCCGCCGAGCCGGGGGCCACCGTGGGCCTGCGCCACCTCGGCCTCGACCCGCTGCTCGACCTCGGCCTGCGCCTCGGCGAGGGCACCGGTGCGCTGCTGGCGCTGCCCGTGGTCACCGGCGCGGTCCGGGTGCTGCACGAGGTCGCCACCTTCGACTCGGCGGGAGTGGCCGAGAAGTGA